A region from the Mycolicibacterium litorale genome encodes:
- a CDS encoding APC family permease, with the protein MTAELEATPPPNQRDALMTTELVPEQVLPKVLGTFGLTATYVFIICWIPGSSIMAGGGWNAIPMWVLGILTFLVPAALAVAELGNLWPGQGGVYIWAYRTMGEKMSFLGGYLSWVPVILNAASSPAIVLQLILLAFHAELGLTLSIVLQLVILWTVIGMALVRLAANQKIMNVTFVVYGALTVTIFVCAVLFTVRNGGPATPFSASEALVPNFAVAGFLYGTVLLYLVGVETPFNMGAEFLSVKRSATKMIGWGSAALIGIYLLTTLGTIMVLPTEEIDPVTGVVGNLDVSGFPGLMEIAAILLAVIVFVALVTYQVAYSRLIFVSGLERHLPRIFTHLNPRTRNPVTAVLVQGTLSSLIIVALYSQSSMANVTVYLQGGLSVVWLISGFFFFIPLVIARRKYADRYAGEDFWRIPGGMAAVWTVVVIGCLATCAGIYYSFAEPWIDVPRGTWMSWVGGISVAMFLLGALVYYFGRRAAAKVNQEDALAHLAVLDLTTSESPSPERG; encoded by the coding sequence ATGACTGCGGAACTCGAGGCGACGCCGCCGCCCAACCAGCGCGACGCGCTCATGACCACCGAACTCGTCCCCGAGCAGGTGTTGCCGAAAGTGCTCGGCACCTTCGGCCTCACCGCCACGTACGTGTTCATCATCTGCTGGATCCCCGGCTCGTCGATCATGGCCGGCGGCGGCTGGAACGCCATCCCGATGTGGGTGCTGGGCATCCTGACGTTCCTGGTGCCCGCCGCGTTGGCGGTCGCCGAGCTGGGCAACCTGTGGCCCGGACAGGGCGGCGTCTACATCTGGGCGTACCGCACCATGGGCGAGAAGATGTCGTTTTTGGGCGGCTACCTGTCCTGGGTGCCCGTCATCCTCAACGCCGCGAGCTCCCCGGCCATCGTGCTGCAGCTGATCCTGTTGGCCTTCCACGCTGAACTGGGCCTGACGTTGTCGATCGTCCTGCAGTTGGTGATCCTGTGGACGGTCATCGGCATGGCGCTCGTCAGACTCGCGGCCAACCAGAAGATCATGAACGTCACCTTCGTCGTGTACGGCGCGCTCACCGTGACGATCTTCGTCTGCGCGGTGCTGTTCACCGTGCGCAACGGCGGGCCGGCCACGCCGTTCAGCGCCTCGGAGGCACTGGTCCCCAACTTCGCCGTCGCCGGATTCCTCTACGGCACGGTGCTGCTCTACCTCGTCGGCGTGGAGACGCCGTTCAACATGGGGGCGGAGTTCCTGTCCGTCAAGCGCAGCGCCACCAAGATGATCGGGTGGGGTTCGGCCGCGCTCATCGGCATCTACCTGCTCACCACCCTCGGCACGATCATGGTGCTGCCGACCGAGGAGATCGACCCGGTCACCGGCGTCGTCGGCAACCTCGACGTGTCCGGCTTCCCCGGACTGATGGAGATCGCGGCGATTCTGTTGGCGGTCATCGTGTTCGTCGCGTTGGTGACCTACCAGGTGGCGTACTCGCGGCTCATCTTCGTCTCCGGGCTGGAGCGCCACCTGCCGCGCATCTTCACCCACCTCAACCCCCGCACCCGCAACCCGGTCACCGCGGTGCTCGTCCAGGGCACGTTGTCGTCACTGATCATCGTGGCGCTGTACTCGCAGAGCAGCATGGCCAACGTGACGGTCTACCTGCAGGGCGGCCTGAGCGTGGTGTGGCTGATCTCCGGCTTCTTCTTCTTCATCCCGCTGGTGATCGCCCGCCGCAAGTACGCGGATCGCTACGCCGGCGAGGACTTCTGGCGCATCCCCGGCGGGATGGCCGCGGTGTGGACGGTGGTCGTGATCGGCTGCCTGGCCACCTGCGCCGGTATCTACTACTCGTTCGCCGAACCGTGGATCGACGTGCCGAGAGGCACCTGGATGAGCTGGGTGGGTGGCATCTCGGTGGCGATGTTCCTGCTCGGCGCCCTCGTGTACTACTTCGGCCGCCGCGCCGCCGCCAAGGTGAACCAGGAAGACGCACTGGCGCATCTGGCCGTCCTCGATCTGACCACCTCTGAATCGCCCAGCCCGGAAAGGGGTTGA
- a CDS encoding primary-amine oxidase produces MTVNSNVLQSHSTDGSVAYPLDPLSGAEIEATAAIIMDSEYATPTLKFVMISLAEPAKTPTLTFEGVDGVSRRALATMYDGAAKLVYEAIVDLGARVIDAWEPVPGRFPSYLVEHMTGVEEKVREDPRWQEAMRKRGVTDFSLAMIDPWPAGYYGPQDHYDNSPLICRPLTFVRAAPSEHGYARPVEGLIVTFDLDAMAVIDVEDHGVVPLPPTAGNYSEKFMFDPNNRPAFTAFRDDVKPIEITQPDGPSFTVDGWRVQWQKWSMRVGFNPREGIVLHEITYTDRGETRPIVYRASLSEMVVPYGDTSPTHWNKNVFDMGEVGMGFSANPLTLGCDCLGEIFYFDGTVNDSSGNAVTIPNAICMHEEDYGISWKHTDFRTGEVEVRRSRRLVISMICTVGNYEYGFFWYFYNDASMEVEVKLSGVLTTGAVEDGEEPRWGKMVAPGIYGPNHQHFFNFRLDMSIDGPGNSVYEVDSIPEPDPALNPHHNAWITRDTLVASEAEGARDWDWSTGRYWKIANPSKRNELGNPVAYKLTPKDVVPVMVQEGSYIYDRARFVQHNLWVTRYEPGELYAAGDYMYQSPDMQGLPQYVADDAPLEDTDVVLWYTVGAHHVVRPEDWPVMPCAYTGFHLKPVGFFDGNPALDLPPSPPKACHAHQAGLPVADVARES; encoded by the coding sequence ATGACCGTCAACAGCAACGTCCTGCAGTCGCACAGCACCGATGGCTCGGTCGCCTACCCGCTCGACCCACTGAGCGGAGCGGAGATCGAGGCCACGGCCGCCATCATCATGGACTCCGAATATGCGACGCCCACACTGAAATTCGTGATGATCTCGCTGGCCGAGCCGGCCAAGACCCCCACCCTCACCTTCGAGGGCGTCGACGGGGTGTCGCGCCGCGCGCTCGCCACCATGTACGACGGCGCGGCCAAACTGGTCTACGAGGCGATCGTCGACCTCGGCGCCCGCGTCATCGACGCGTGGGAGCCGGTACCCGGACGCTTCCCGTCCTACCTCGTCGAGCACATGACCGGGGTGGAGGAGAAGGTGCGGGAGGATCCGCGCTGGCAGGAAGCGATGCGCAAACGCGGCGTCACCGATTTCAGTCTGGCCATGATCGATCCGTGGCCAGCCGGGTACTACGGCCCGCAGGACCACTATGACAATTCACCGCTGATCTGCCGCCCATTGACGTTCGTGCGGGCCGCACCCTCCGAACACGGATACGCCCGGCCCGTCGAGGGTCTGATCGTCACGTTCGACCTCGACGCCATGGCGGTGATCGACGTCGAGGACCACGGTGTGGTGCCGTTGCCTCCGACCGCGGGCAACTACAGCGAGAAGTTCATGTTCGATCCGAACAACCGCCCGGCGTTCACCGCGTTCCGCGACGATGTCAAACCCATCGAGATCACCCAGCCGGACGGGCCGAGCTTCACCGTCGACGGCTGGCGGGTGCAGTGGCAGAAATGGTCGATGCGTGTGGGTTTCAATCCACGCGAGGGCATCGTGCTGCACGAGATCACCTATACCGACCGGGGTGAGACGCGGCCGATCGTGTACCGGGCGTCGCTGTCGGAGATGGTGGTGCCCTACGGCGACACCTCGCCGACGCACTGGAACAAGAACGTCTTCGACATGGGCGAGGTCGGGATGGGTTTCTCGGCCAACCCGCTGACCCTGGGATGCGACTGTCTCGGCGAGATCTTCTACTTCGACGGGACCGTGAACGACTCGTCTGGCAACGCCGTCACCATCCCCAACGCCATCTGCATGCACGAGGAGGACTACGGAATCTCGTGGAAGCACACCGACTTCCGCACCGGTGAGGTCGAGGTGCGGCGGTCGCGGCGGCTGGTGATCTCGATGATCTGCACCGTCGGCAACTACGAGTACGGGTTCTTCTGGTACTTCTACAACGACGCCTCGATGGAGGTCGAGGTCAAACTGTCGGGGGTGCTGACCACCGGCGCCGTCGAGGACGGTGAGGAGCCCCGCTGGGGGAAAATGGTGGCGCCCGGCATCTACGGCCCGAACCATCAGCACTTCTTCAACTTCCGGCTGGACATGAGCATCGACGGCCCGGGAAACAGCGTCTACGAGGTGGATTCGATCCCTGAACCCGATCCGGCGCTCAACCCGCACCACAACGCGTGGATCACCCGCGACACGCTGGTCGCCTCGGAGGCCGAGGGCGCACGGGACTGGGACTGGTCGACCGGCAGGTACTGGAAGATCGCCAACCCGTCGAAGCGCAACGAGCTCGGCAACCCCGTCGCCTACAAGCTCACGCCCAAGGACGTGGTGCCGGTGATGGTGCAGGAGGGTTCCTACATCTACGACCGGGCCCGGTTCGTCCAGCACAACCTGTGGGTGACACGCTACGAGCCGGGTGAGTTGTACGCCGCGGGCGACTACATGTACCAGTCACCCGACATGCAGGGGCTGCCGCAGTACGTCGCCGACGACGCGCCGCTGGAGGACACCGACGTGGTGCTCTGGTACACCGTCGGCGCGCACCACGTCGTGCGGCCGGAGGACTGGCCCGTCATGCCCTGCGCCTACACCGGTTTCCACCTCAAGCCGGTCGGCTTCTTCGACGGCAACCCGGCGCTCGACCTGCCCCCGTCACCGCCGAAGGCGTGCCACGCGCACCAGGCGGGTCTGCCGGTGGCCGACGTCGCGCGCGAGTCATAG
- a CDS encoding glycerate kinase: MRIVLAPDSFKESMTAAQAIAAMRDGVRAALPDAECVGVPMADGGEGTVDAVVDALDGERVTVEVADALGRPVRAGYGYVPSRRLAVIEMAAAAGLELIPPPERDVLRASTFGIGQLIANALDRGATEFLVGLGGSATNDAGAGMLTALGVSLTDAEGAPLPPGGAALADLHRIDVSDLDPRLAGVRIQLACDVTAPLLGPRGASAVFGPQKGAAPADVDRLEAALGRFAEVADAAHADTPGAGAAGGLGFALLEFLGATSRPGVDVVAETVGLEQALQGAAWVFTGEGGVDAQTLMGKTPYGVAQVAARTGTRVVIFAGRVGDDASVLLDHGVDEIVGITAPGTPLAEALRTGPQSLARAAADFLRRHYGC; this comes from the coding sequence ATGAGAATCGTTCTCGCACCGGACTCGTTCAAGGAGTCCATGACCGCCGCGCAAGCGATCGCCGCCATGCGCGACGGCGTCCGCGCCGCGCTGCCCGACGCCGAATGCGTCGGGGTGCCGATGGCCGACGGCGGTGAGGGCACCGTCGACGCCGTGGTGGACGCGCTCGACGGTGAGCGGGTGACCGTCGAGGTGGCCGACGCGCTGGGCCGGCCGGTACGCGCCGGCTACGGTTACGTCCCGAGCCGCCGGCTGGCGGTCATCGAGATGGCCGCCGCGGCGGGCCTGGAGCTGATTCCGCCGCCGGAGCGGGATGTGTTGCGCGCCAGCACCTTCGGTATCGGTCAGCTGATCGCGAACGCGCTGGACCGCGGCGCCACCGAATTCCTGGTCGGGCTCGGCGGTTCGGCCACCAACGACGCGGGGGCGGGCATGCTCACCGCGCTGGGGGTGTCGCTCACCGACGCCGAGGGCGCCCCCCTGCCACCGGGTGGTGCCGCGCTGGCCGATCTGCACCGCATCGACGTCAGCGACCTCGATCCGCGGCTGGCGGGGGTGCGTATTCAACTGGCCTGTGACGTCACCGCTCCCCTGCTCGGCCCCCGCGGCGCCAGCGCGGTCTTCGGACCGCAGAAGGGCGCCGCACCCGCCGACGTCGACCGCCTGGAAGCCGCGCTCGGCCGGTTCGCCGAGGTGGCCGACGCGGCGCACGCCGACACGCCGGGGGCGGGAGCGGCGGGTGGGCTCGGCTTCGCGCTGCTCGAATTCCTCGGCGCCACAAGCAGACCCGGCGTCGACGTGGTGGCCGAGACCGTCGGGCTGGAGCAGGCGCTGCAGGGTGCGGCGTGGGTGTTCACCGGCGAGGGTGGCGTCGACGCCCAGACGTTGATGGGGAAGACGCCCTACGGGGTGGCCCAGGTCGCCGCACGCACCGGAACCCGGGTGGTGATCTTCGCCGGCCGCGTCGGCGACGACGCGTCGGTGCTGCTCGACCACGGCGTCGACGAGATCGTCGGCATCACCGCACCCGGCACGCCGCTCGCGGAGGCCCTGCGCACGGGACCGCAGTCACTGGCCCGGGCGGCCGCCGACTTCCTGCGCCGACACTACGGTTGCTGA
- a CDS encoding 2-hydroxyacid dehydrogenase, whose amino-acid sequence MTSPAGHVYLSRLLTDGAMARLHQLGRPLVIGEENPPTRAALEDGFAGACAAVVTLTERVDAELLACAGNGLQVVANVAVGYDNIDVAAASAAGVTVTNTPGVLDNATADHTFALVLAATRRVVDGDRFLRTRQPWIWGPRMFTGLDVSAGATLGILGFGRIGRAVARRAHAFDMTVLATSRHRTSGVDDGVRFVDTDTLLADSDVVCVLTPLTPQTRHLIDAAALARMKPTAYLVNTARGGVVDEAALVDALTAGHIAGAALDVFENEPHVNPALLDVPNLVLTPHIASAGAATRDAMGILAVDNVAAVLAGRPALTPVR is encoded by the coding sequence ATGACGTCACCGGCCGGGCATGTGTACCTGTCGCGGTTGCTCACCGACGGCGCGATGGCGCGGCTCCACCAGCTCGGCCGGCCCCTGGTGATCGGCGAGGAGAACCCGCCCACCCGCGCGGCGCTCGAGGACGGCTTCGCCGGGGCGTGCGCGGCCGTGGTGACGCTGACCGAACGCGTCGACGCCGAGCTGCTCGCGTGCGCGGGCAACGGGTTGCAGGTGGTCGCCAACGTGGCCGTCGGCTACGACAACATCGACGTCGCGGCCGCCAGCGCCGCCGGGGTGACCGTCACCAACACCCCCGGTGTGCTCGACAACGCCACGGCCGACCACACATTCGCCCTCGTGCTCGCCGCCACCCGCAGGGTGGTCGACGGCGACCGCTTCCTGCGCACTCGCCAGCCGTGGATCTGGGGTCCGCGCATGTTCACCGGTCTGGACGTGAGCGCGGGTGCCACGCTGGGCATCCTCGGCTTCGGCCGGATCGGCAGGGCGGTGGCGCGACGGGCCCACGCCTTCGACATGACGGTGCTGGCCACCTCGCGGCACCGCACCTCCGGCGTCGACGACGGCGTCCGGTTCGTCGACACCGACACGCTGCTGGCCGACAGCGACGTCGTGTGTGTGCTGACCCCACTCACCCCGCAGACCCGCCACCTCATCGACGCCGCGGCACTGGCCCGCATGAAACCGACCGCCTATCTGGTCAACACCGCACGCGGCGGCGTCGTCGACGAGGCGGCACTCGTCGACGCGCTCACCGCCGGACATATCGCGGGCGCCGCGCTCGATGTGTTCGAGAATGAACCCCATGTCAATCCCGCGCTGCTCGACGTCCCGAACCTCGTCCTCACCCCGCACATCGCCAGCGCGGGTGCGGCCACCCGCGACGCCATGGGCATCCTGGCCGTCGACAACGTCGCGGCCGTCCTGGCCGGCCGGCCCGCGCTGACCCCGGTCCGATGA
- a CDS encoding class I SAM-dependent methyltransferase codes for MTSPGEMFESAYRGDAPEFVGARPPWSIGEPQPEIAALIEAGKFHGDVLDAGCGEAATALYLAERGFTTVGLDLAPTGIELARAEAARRGLTNATFEVADISDFTGYDGRFGTIVDSTLFHSMPVELREGYQRSIVRAAAPGASYFVLVFDAAGVPSMGPANPVTEDELRDVVGKYWQIDEIRPARIHANFPPHVDPAGHVGFTDVRDEPGGRKSVAAWLLSAHLG; via the coding sequence GTGACCAGTCCTGGAGAGATGTTCGAATCCGCCTACCGCGGTGACGCCCCGGAATTCGTCGGAGCGCGGCCGCCCTGGAGCATCGGCGAACCGCAACCGGAGATCGCCGCTCTGATCGAGGCGGGCAAATTCCACGGCGACGTCCTCGACGCCGGTTGCGGGGAGGCGGCAACGGCGCTGTACCTCGCCGAACGCGGATTCACCACCGTCGGGCTGGACCTGGCGCCGACCGGGATCGAGCTGGCCCGGGCCGAGGCGGCGCGGCGCGGTCTGACCAACGCCACGTTCGAGGTCGCCGACATCAGCGATTTCACCGGATACGACGGCCGCTTCGGCACGATCGTCGACAGCACCCTGTTCCACTCCATGCCCGTCGAACTGCGTGAGGGCTACCAGCGCTCCATCGTGCGCGCCGCCGCCCCCGGCGCCAGCTATTTCGTGCTGGTCTTCGACGCGGCCGGGGTGCCGTCGATGGGCCCGGCGAACCCGGTGACCGAGGACGAACTGCGCGACGTGGTCGGCAAGTACTGGCAGATCGACGAGATCCGGCCCGCGCGCATCCACGCCAACTTCCCGCCGCACGTCGACCCGGCCGGCCACGTCGGCTTCACCGACGTCCGCGACGAGCCGGGCGGCCGCAAGTCGGTGGCGGCCTGGCTGCTTTCGGCCCACCTCGGCTGA
- the pyrH gene encoding UMP kinase, giving the protein MSEPNNTHGAGAAVGDIRPLYSRVLLKLGGEMFGGGAVGLDPDVVHLVARQIAEVVRSGVQVAVVIGGGNFFRGAQLQQRGMERTRSDYMGMLGTVMNSLALQDFLEKEGIDTRVQTAITMGQVAEPYIPLRAVRHLEKGRVVIFGAGMGLPYFSTDTTAAQRALEIGAEVVLMAKAVDGVYTADPRTEPDAELLTAITHREVIDRGLAVADATAFSLCMDNGMPILVFNLLVDGNIARAVAGEKIGTLVTT; this is encoded by the coding sequence ATGTCGGAGCCGAACAACACCCACGGCGCCGGCGCGGCAGTCGGCGACATCCGGCCGCTGTACTCGCGAGTGCTGCTCAAACTGGGCGGCGAGATGTTCGGCGGCGGCGCCGTCGGCCTCGATCCGGACGTCGTGCACCTGGTGGCCCGCCAGATCGCCGAGGTGGTGCGCAGCGGTGTGCAGGTGGCCGTCGTGATCGGCGGCGGCAATTTCTTCCGCGGGGCTCAGCTGCAGCAACGCGGGATGGAGCGCACCCGCAGCGACTACATGGGCATGCTCGGCACCGTGATGAACAGCCTGGCGCTGCAGGACTTCCTGGAGAAGGAAGGTATCGACACCCGCGTGCAGACGGCGATCACGATGGGTCAGGTCGCCGAGCCCTACATCCCGCTGCGCGCGGTGCGCCACCTGGAGAAGGGTCGCGTCGTGATCTTCGGCGCCGGTATGGGGCTGCCGTACTTCTCGACCGACACCACAGCCGCCCAGCGGGCGCTCGAGATCGGCGCCGAGGTGGTGTTGATGGCCAAGGCGGTCGACGGTGTCTACACCGCCGATCCCCGCACCGAACCGGACGCCGAGCTGCTCACCGCGATCACCCACCGGGAGGTCATCGACCGCGGCCTTGCGGTGGCCGACGCGACCGCCTTCTCGCTGTGCATGGACAACGGCATGCCGATCCTGGTGTTCAACCTGCTCGTCGACGGCAATATCGCCCGCGCGGTCGCGGGTGAGAAGATCGGAACACTGGTCACCACCTGA
- the frr gene encoding ribosome recycling factor has product MIDETLFDAEEKMEKAVAVARDDLASIRTGRANPGMFSRIHVDYYGASTPITQLSSINVPEARLVVIKPYEASQLRNIEDAIRNSDLGVNPTNDGNVIRVAIPQLTEERRRDLVKQAKAKGEDAKVSVRNIRRKAMEELTRIKKDGEAGEDEVSRAEKDLDKTTHTYTSQIDDLVKHKEGELLEV; this is encoded by the coding sequence GTGATCGACGAAACGCTCTTCGATGCCGAAGAGAAGATGGAGAAGGCGGTGGCGGTGGCGCGCGACGATCTGGCGTCGATCCGCACCGGCCGCGCCAATCCGGGCATGTTCTCCCGGATCCACGTCGACTACTACGGCGCCTCGACGCCGATCACCCAGCTGTCGAGCATCAACGTCCCCGAGGCGCGTCTGGTGGTCATCAAGCCCTACGAGGCCAGCCAGCTGCGCAACATCGAAGATGCGATCCGCAACTCCGACCTCGGCGTCAACCCCACCAACGACGGCAACGTCATCCGCGTGGCGATCCCGCAGCTGACCGAGGAGCGCCGCCGCGACCTGGTCAAGCAGGCCAAGGCCAAGGGTGAGGACGCCAAGGTGTCGGTACGCAACATCCGTCGCAAGGCGATGGAGGAGCTCACCCGTATCAAGAAGGACGGCGAAGCCGGCGAGGACGAGGTCAGCCGCGCCGAGAAGGACCTCGACAAGACCACCCACACCTACACCAGTCAGATCGACGATCTGGTGAAGCACAAAGAGGGTGAGTTGCTGGAGGTCTGA
- a CDS encoding phosphatidate cytidylyltransferase: protein MASQQQADPVSETPVDEPQKKSSRAGRNLPAAIAVGVALGGGLIAILLFAPYLWLALVAAAVAVSTYEVCQRLTEAGYRMPMIPLLVGGQATLWLTWPFGPAGALGGFAATVVVCMIWRLVGQGLHHTPQNYSRDIGAAVFLATWVPLFASFGALLIYPDDGANRVFCLMLGVVFSDIGGYVAGVLFGKHTMAPAISPKKSWEGLAGSFLFGVTASVLAVVYLLDKPWWAGVALGVMLVITGTLGDLVESQFKRDLGIKDMSNLLPGHGGMMDRIDAMLPSAVATWIVLTLLA, encoded by the coding sequence ATGGCCTCCCAGCAGCAAGCGGATCCCGTGTCAGAAACCCCGGTCGACGAGCCTCAGAAGAAGTCCTCGCGCGCCGGGCGCAACCTTCCCGCCGCGATCGCGGTGGGGGTGGCGCTCGGCGGCGGCCTCATCGCGATCCTGTTGTTCGCGCCGTACCTGTGGCTGGCGCTGGTCGCGGCGGCCGTGGCCGTCAGCACCTACGAGGTGTGTCAGCGGCTGACCGAGGCCGGATACCGGATGCCGATGATCCCGCTGCTCGTCGGCGGTCAGGCCACGCTGTGGCTGACGTGGCCGTTCGGACCCGCCGGGGCGCTCGGCGGGTTCGCGGCCACCGTCGTGGTCTGCATGATCTGGCGGCTGGTGGGCCAGGGCCTGCACCACACACCGCAGAACTACTCCCGCGACATCGGCGCTGCGGTGTTCCTGGCCACCTGGGTGCCGCTGTTCGCCAGTTTCGGTGCGCTGCTGATCTATCCGGACGACGGCGCCAACCGGGTGTTCTGCCTGATGCTGGGCGTGGTGTTCTCCGACATCGGCGGCTACGTGGCCGGTGTCCTGTTCGGCAAACACACGATGGCGCCGGCGATCAGCCCGAAGAAGTCGTGGGAGGGGCTGGCCGGATCGTTTCTGTTCGGGGTGACGGCTTCGGTGCTGGCGGTCGTCTACCTGCTGGACAAGCCGTGGTGGGCCGGCGTCGCGCTCGGGGTGATGCTGGTGATCACCGGCACGCTCGGCGACCTGGTCGAGTCGCAGTTCAAGCGTGATCTCGGCATCAAGGACATGAGCAATCTGCTGCCCGGACACGGCGGGATGATGGACCGCATCGACGCGATGCTGCCGTCGGCGGTCGCGACCTGGATCGTGCTGACGCTGCTGGCCTGA
- the rlmN gene encoding 23S rRNA (adenine(2503)-C(2))-methyltransferase RlmN produces the protein MPESPAALPLVFDAPRRAKPPRHLADLDDAGRAAAVAELGLPAFRAKQLANQYYGRLSADPHAMTDLPAGVRDQVSAALFPTLLHAVREIETDAGETRKVLWRAVDGTTFESVLMRYADRNTVCISSQAGCGMACPFCATGQGGLQRNLSTAEILEQVRAAAVELRDRDGEGIARGGRLSNIVFMGMGEPLANYNRVVAAVRRITAPAPNGFGISARSVTVSTVGLAPAIRKLADERLNVTLALSLHAPDDELRDTLVPVNNRWKVGEALDAARYYADVTGRRVSVEYALIRDVNDQPWRADLLGKRLHGALGPLVHVNLIPLNPTPGSQWDASPKPVEREFVRRVRERGVSCTVRDTRGREIAAACGQLAAEA, from the coding sequence ATGCCTGAATCCCCCGCGGCGCTGCCGCTCGTCTTCGATGCCCCGCGCCGCGCCAAGCCGCCGCGGCATCTCGCCGACCTCGACGACGCGGGCCGTGCCGCCGCGGTCGCCGAGCTCGGACTGCCCGCCTTCCGTGCCAAGCAGCTGGCCAACCAGTACTACGGCCGGTTGAGCGCGGATCCGCACGCCATGACCGACCTGCCGGCGGGGGTGCGCGACCAGGTGTCCGCGGCGCTGTTCCCGACGCTGCTGCACGCGGTCCGCGAGATCGAGACCGACGCGGGGGAGACTCGCAAGGTGCTGTGGCGGGCAGTGGACGGGACGACGTTCGAATCCGTCCTCATGCGCTACGCGGACCGCAACACCGTGTGCATTTCCTCACAGGCCGGCTGCGGGATGGCGTGCCCGTTCTGCGCGACCGGGCAGGGCGGGCTGCAGCGCAACCTGTCGACGGCCGAGATCCTCGAGCAGGTGCGCGCCGCGGCGGTCGAGCTGCGTGACCGCGACGGTGAGGGCATCGCCCGTGGGGGCCGGCTGTCGAACATCGTGTTCATGGGGATGGGTGAACCGCTGGCCAACTACAACCGGGTGGTCGCCGCGGTGCGCCGCATCACCGCGCCGGCACCCAATGGATTCGGCATCTCGGCGCGGTCGGTGACGGTGTCGACGGTCGGTCTCGCGCCGGCGATCCGCAAACTCGCCGACGAGCGACTCAACGTCACCCTGGCGTTGTCGCTGCACGCCCCCGACGACGAGCTGCGCGACACGCTGGTTCCGGTCAACAACCGGTGGAAGGTCGGCGAAGCGCTCGACGCGGCCCGCTATTACGCCGACGTGACCGGGCGCCGCGTGTCCGTCGAGTATGCGCTGATCCGCGACGTCAACGACCAGCCGTGGCGGGCCGACCTGCTCGGTAAACGTCTGCACGGGGCGCTCGGCCCGCTCGTGCACGTCAACCTCATCCCGCTCAACCCGACGCCGGGCAGCCAGTGGGATGCGAGCCCCAAACCCGTCGAGCGCGAGTTCGTGCGGCGGGTCCGCGAACGCGGCGTCTCGTGCACGGTGCGCGACACCCGCGGCCGCGAAATCGCCGCCGCCTGCGGTCAGTTGGCCGCCGAAGCCTGA
- a CDS encoding nuclear transport factor 2 family protein gives METQRISDELEIARLLTTYARAVDSKDWELYRSVFTDDAQIDYSSAGAIVGSRDEVVDWFAANFGVIPWSMHYITNIEILESSSGTARVRAMFYNPMQLPGMEQMSACGGYYHHELVRTPDGWRSRSLREENVWFTNAP, from the coding sequence ATGGAAACCCAACGCATCAGCGACGAGCTCGAGATCGCCCGGCTGCTGACGACCTACGCGCGGGCCGTCGACAGCAAGGACTGGGAGCTCTACCGCTCGGTGTTCACCGACGACGCGCAGATCGACTACTCGTCGGCCGGTGCGATCGTCGGAAGCCGCGACGAGGTGGTCGACTGGTTCGCCGCCAATTTCGGGGTGATCCCGTGGAGCATGCACTACATCACCAACATCGAGATCCTCGAGAGTTCAAGTGGCACAGCGCGGGTGCGGGCGATGTTCTACAACCCGATGCAACTGCCCGGGATGGAGCAGATGTCGGCCTGCGGCGGCTACTACCACCACGAACTGGTACGCACGCCGGACGGCTGGCGCAGCCGCAGCCTGCGCGAGGAGAACGTCTGGTTCACCAACGCCCCGTGA